In Thermogemmata fonticola, a genomic segment contains:
- a CDS encoding site-2 protease family protein, with product MFDDPERTAYDVRFRCLGFPVRVHPLFWLVAALLGGSFLQMGLLYWLLWIAVVFVAVLVHELGHALAYRYHGSAAAIILWMFGGLTVADRVPYRRGARIVVTLAGPFAGFALAAVLYGLARLTPWPVRGAPTELAFTYHLLIVVNLYWGIFNLLPVYPLDGGQVCREVCEGWRAGAGRYLSLQISLWTASLLALYGLLGWWEELRGGGPLSRVLPPWVPLGSWWTALLFGLLAWQSYQLLQHERYRRW from the coding sequence GTGTTCGACGATCCGGAACGGACGGCTTATGATGTACGTTTCCGCTGTCTGGGGTTTCCGGTGCGGGTGCATCCGCTGTTCTGGCTGGTGGCGGCGCTCTTGGGCGGCTCGTTTCTCCAGATGGGTTTGCTCTACTGGCTGCTCTGGATCGCTGTGGTGTTTGTGGCCGTGCTGGTCCATGAGTTGGGGCATGCGCTGGCTTACCGTTATCATGGGAGTGCGGCGGCGATCATTTTGTGGATGTTTGGCGGCCTGACCGTGGCGGATCGCGTTCCCTATCGGCGGGGTGCGCGGATTGTGGTGACTTTGGCCGGTCCCTTCGCAGGGTTTGCTCTGGCGGCGGTGCTTTACGGTCTGGCCCGCCTCACCCCCTGGCCGGTCCGCGGCGCCCCCACCGAGCTGGCCTTCACCTACCACCTGCTGATCGTCGTCAATTTGTACTGGGGGATTTTCAATCTTCTGCCGGTCTATCCTCTCGATGGCGGGCAGGTCTGCCGGGAGGTGTGCGAAGGTTGGCGGGCAGGGGCAGGCCGGTATCTGTCCCTCCAGATTTCCCTCTGGACCGCTTCCCTCCTCGCTCTTTACGGCCTGCTGGGATGGTGGGAAGAGCTGCGCGGCGGCGGACCTTTGTCCCGCGTCCTTCCTCCGTGGGTTCCCCTCGGCTCGTGGTGGACGGCCTTGCTCTTCGGGCTGCTCGCCTGGCAAAGCTATCAGCTTCTGCAACACGAACGTTACCGCCGCTGGTGA
- a CDS encoding ThiF family adenylyltransferase produces the protein MARLFQAGVGSGGMVVLDLLCRDSQIEQIVLVEPDVYAPHNVVRHLFPPSAIGRRKVEVAAEWVRERRPDLAVQTFACNLHDAAWQGELAAAAQACDVGICAVDNEPAKYAFDALMRRAGRPWTLGEVLSGGIGGWVHCFVPEGPCYGCVASYLQREVVEAPPSPPPDYSQPQAAQAELTIPASAAAIHAIASLHALVTRELLQAVWGKDEEKKKEEAKESGGAKDGEGTKESPLGFTSLLWSLQRVEGIFDEPFRSYRFRIARSPTCLLCSVRDRGVGPGEALDVALDQALARLAPP, from the coding sequence ATGGCCCGACTGTTCCAAGCTGGAGTCGGCAGCGGCGGCATGGTCGTGTTGGACCTGCTCTGCCGAGACAGCCAGATCGAGCAGATCGTGCTGGTGGAACCGGATGTGTATGCTCCGCATAACGTCGTCCGGCATCTGTTTCCCCCCTCCGCCATTGGACGGCGGAAGGTGGAGGTGGCGGCGGAATGGGTGCGCGAACGCCGGCCCGATCTGGCGGTGCAGACGTTCGCCTGCAACCTGCATGATGCGGCCTGGCAAGGGGAACTCGCGGCAGCGGCCCAGGCTTGCGATGTGGGAATCTGCGCGGTGGACAACGAACCGGCCAAGTATGCCTTCGACGCGCTGATGCGCCGGGCGGGCCGGCCCTGGACGCTCGGCGAAGTGCTCAGCGGGGGGATCGGCGGCTGGGTCCATTGTTTTGTGCCGGAAGGCCCCTGCTATGGCTGCGTGGCCAGTTACCTCCAACGGGAAGTGGTGGAAGCGCCGCCGTCGCCGCCGCCGGATTACTCCCAACCGCAGGCGGCCCAAGCGGAGTTGACCATTCCCGCGTCCGCCGCTGCCATCCATGCCATCGCCTCGCTGCATGCTCTCGTCACGCGCGAGCTGCTTCAAGCTGTCTGGGGCAAGGACGAGGAGAAGAAGAAGGAGGAAGCGAAGGAGAGCGGCGGGGCGAAGGATGGGGAGGGGACGAAGGAATCCCCCCTCGGCTTCACTTCCCTGCTGTGGAGCTTGCAGCGGGTCGAAGGCATCTTCGACGAGCCATTCCGCAGCTACCGCTTCCGCATCGCCCGTTCGCCCACCTGTTTGCTCTGTTCGGTCCGGGATCGCGGCGTCGGTCCTGGGGAGGCGTTGGATGTGGCCCTCGATCAGGCGCTGGCTCGACTGGCACCGCCCTGA